From one Campylobacter concisus genomic stretch:
- a CDS encoding LolA family protein translates to MKKITLFLAIFISCFGYELGELKNIVKTDGVSGNFTQTKSLAGFNKSIKSSGEFRLEKGGLYWDTLEPVVSKVFINKDGIFKNKNGKLEKTSANFDEKLFLAIISLDENELRKEFDIKTSGSLKEWSIELNPKNLLFKQIFKSIKISGDEVVKKIELDEVSGDKTINEFSLK, encoded by the coding sequence ATGAAAAAAATAACTCTTTTTTTAGCCATTTTTATATCTTGCTTTGGCTATGAGCTAGGTGAGCTTAAAAATATAGTAAAAACAGATGGAGTAAGCGGAAATTTCACGCAGACAAAGAGCCTGGCTGGATTTAACAAAAGCATAAAAAGCTCTGGTGAGTTTAGGCTTGAAAAGGGCGGTCTTTACTGGGATACGCTAGAGCCAGTCGTCTCAAAGGTTTTTATAAATAAAGATGGCATTTTTAAAAACAAAAATGGCAAGCTTGAAAAAACAAGTGCAAATTTTGATGAAAAGCTATTTCTTGCTATCATAAGCCTTGATGAAAACGAGCTTAGAAAAGAATTTGATATAAAAACAAGTGGTAGCCTAAAAGAGTGGAGCATAGAGCTAAACCCTAAAAATTTACTCTTCAAACAAATTTTTAAATCCATAAAGATAAGTGGCGACGAGGTGGTAAAAAAGATCGAGCTTGACGAGGTAAGCGGGGATAAAACGATAAATGAGTTTAGTCTAAAATGA